One genomic window of Sphingomonas sp. C3-2 includes the following:
- the prmC gene encoding peptide chain release factor N(5)-glutamine methyltransferase: MRRSGLPVSLDKALRAAAEQLALVSDTPRLDAEILLAHALGISRQDLLLGRGGEAVPPAFDAFVQRRAAGEPIAYIVGARDFWSITLKVAPGVLIPRPDSETLIEAAVAHFGRKGPGRVLDLGTGPGTLLLAALAEWPEATGLGIDASDTALALARENAEALGLSERAEFRKGDWAVGLDGPFDLILCNPPYIGVHEEVGLDVGAFEPPEALFAGEDGLDDYRVLANQIPPLLAPEGLAAIEIGHAQRLAVSALFAQPDLALECRQDLGGHDRAILLRWRGMHFS, translated from the coding sequence ATGAGGCGGAGCGGCTTGCCAGTCTCGTTGGATAAGGCGCTCCGCGCCGCGGCCGAGCAGCTTGCGCTCGTGAGCGATACGCCACGGCTCGACGCCGAAATACTGCTCGCCCATGCGCTGGGCATCTCAAGACAGGATCTGCTGCTCGGTCGGGGCGGGGAGGCGGTTCCTCCCGCGTTCGACGCCTTCGTCCAGCGCCGCGCCGCGGGGGAGCCGATCGCTTATATCGTCGGTGCCCGCGATTTCTGGTCGATCACGCTCAAGGTCGCGCCCGGCGTGCTGATTCCGCGTCCCGACAGCGAAACGCTGATCGAGGCCGCCGTCGCGCATTTCGGGCGGAAGGGGCCGGGCCGGGTGCTCGATCTGGGAACCGGTCCCGGCACGCTGCTGCTGGCCGCGCTGGCCGAATGGCCCGAGGCAACCGGACTGGGGATAGACGCGTCCGATACGGCGCTTGCGCTGGCGCGCGAGAATGCCGAGGCGCTTGGCCTTTCGGAACGGGCCGAATTCCGCAAGGGCGATTGGGCGGTGGGGCTGGACGGTCCGTTCGATCTTATCCTGTGCAACCCGCCCTATATCGGTGTTCATGAGGAGGTGGGCCTCGATGTCGGCGCCTTTGAGCCGCCCGAGGCGCTGTTTGCCGGAGAAGACGGGCTCGACGATTATCGCGTGCTGGCCAATCAAATTCCGCCCTTGCTGGCGCCCGAAGGGCTCGCCGCGATCGAGATCGGCCATGCCCAACGCCTTGCCGTCAGTGCGCTTTTTGCGCAGCCGGATCTCGCCCTGGAATGCAGACAGGATCTGGGCGGGCACGATCGCGCAATATTGCTTCGTTGGAGAGGCATGCATTTTTCTTGA
- a CDS encoding SdrD B-like domain-containing protein, with protein sequence MVLFLLLGGGAAHAAADLQVSDYRSNPETVPNGGDMTFDIRLTNNGSDTVADGKVVIDIGAGFSVSAGGYPSYCTLTGAVGSQVLTCNLASFPSGDRTISYTAKARSVGAWPTSATISSALIADPNPANNVLSIAAPVMDGADLSVVKTDNDPDHSVPAGSVISYTLTARNDGPNATAAVKLTDNLPPASDFQFGSASGTGWSCSHSGTRVECTYSGAPVLSGNYPPVTVTGRVTRATTGTITNNAFVGLTSLLVGDPAPGNDAAKPVVTTIEPGTDLRATKAMPGTIIMGDAAVIRIGVVNDGPMAASSATVQDSIDASLTIGALPSGCSLSGRMVSCVSGALASGASKTFDIPVTGATVTSGGVPNVATVTPPNGLAEANPGNNAATVVFQVVAPSADLSVGKTKGPNPVAAGQNMTSTITVKNEGPSVLSYGPGKPLRVTDTVSADESFVSAPAPWSCAQTGNQIICDIATAGTLPVGQSISLALVTKAGAAADVDITNTACTGGSGNSLASPADGKAANDCADANVRSTTRAADLSLVKEVGLSATGPWLSSLTVPDTVNDFYLRFTARNEGGDTARNVTVTDTLPNFVNAGGFTTAVATESVSTGSVSYAAAQGRITWTMSNLASGPAQTAVVRVSRPVESGTHINKATIFSADTTESDLSNNEGQATYTINPVADVRVSDKSISPSPARVGVVAKYTIAVGNLGPNPAANVVVTDVIDPTRFELVGEPSTTKGGVTCTKNDATGTISCPMGTLNRNQNFQIFQDVRARLPFGGAMTGFPFSHQNTATITTDTLETSTANNSFTRTHDVVAPELNLSLTKQEPIGPEFDPRRFGDDLIYDVRIWNNGPSRAQNVVVTDIPEPPAGYTMVYDRFEVNKVAANGGLTLYTPPAPTCVPNGANVECRLGGAGQNHLDSGRQVIFRLYFKPNGPAPSGTLTFSNRAKVTSTEQDNTTVVQADKDLADNERSQTTTVLPSTDLEVVSKTVAGPSPASINEPVEYRIVVRNNGVSPTTQVRVTDTLPAGMTLVTTPAPAAVGAGSASVSGISCTGTSTVLCTLDGMFPANGDPVTITLKARAAHPYSGALNSNITNKASIAPGQNASGDPITKDSDPTNDEKTAVVQITGSSIAGSVYADNNGDNVIQAAERLSGVTVALTGTDTFGNTVTVPATVTDASGNYIFDRLPPGAYRLVETQPANYYDRNEVAGSAGGDVDNGVYASTAAYNTIANINLPANTAATGYVFQELAATSVEGYVYRDLNNNGVRDAGETGFAPTDFAPGQHVRLTGTDYAGNAVNLTTVVDANGRYQFTGVAPSNTDGYTVTQMLQPNGASDGLDSNGLGVVVANSGGRAAPENIVIGVVSAGQNLTERNFGELPSSTLSGVVFFDPNANATKDAGESTGIANAILRLTGTNDLGEAIDCSVTTDATGAYSFPVAGAASAQCQVLRPGTYALTETPPPGLTHTGAYIGSAGGSSGGVNTANSAAVGSGNLSVTNIVITAGTTASTYNFGENGQGLTGYVYVDRDDSGVREAGEIGIPGVTMTLSGTTASGQNVCDFIDCEAVTDAAGNFTFLNVPGADATGYTITQQAQSSAPLSAYADGKDTAGGVNGDVRGTAGNDKITGIVLQPGELGTNYAFGERAGRLAGGSYIDGNDDGIRQPDEPGIPGVTVELSGRTDDGQDICTLRASLNPALSCTVTTGPDGRYSFEDVPSGTYTLVETQPTEYADGKEGAGTPGGTVNNGSFGSTPPTNTISNIPLTPGTNGDGYDFGERAVTISGRVYKDVERDGVDAGGEPGIGGVTIKLIQNGVVIKTTTTGPDGSYSFTDLPGGSYTVEEVQPAGYGSSSPNSVNVNVTAGSAQSIDFAETVSTIGGNVFVDGSDDGVLQPGEKGIAGVTVRLTGTDDAGKPVDRSTTTDANGAFVFDDVLSGTYTITETQPDGFSDGKDSAGTTGGTVGNDVISGIVLPVGTDATGYGFGERGEGLTGTVYVDTNNNGVQDPGETPIPGVEIQLFDEQGNLVTTTVTGPDGSYRFDHLEAGSYTVVEVQPAGYGEGRENPGNRVPVEVNTGSPITPVNFGERTGSIAGGVYNDTNGNGRRDPGEPAITGVTVTLTGTDARGNAVTQTVTSGPDGSYSFTDLPGGSYTITETQPQGYDDGADTPGTAGGTPANGDQITNIVLAPATDATGYLFGERGDNAQLSGSVWFDADHDRARGPGEDGRAGWTVNLFLGDTPIASTVTGADGQYSFADVPPGTGYRLEFRNPENDAVFGGARPNENGVTAPNGVVGPNNPGGASVVGGQLTELTLEPGKNVVQQSLPLDPSGVVYDSVRRVPVAGAVVRITGPAGFDPAIHLLGGAGNAAQTTDATGAYQFLLLPGAPAGDYALAVTPPNGSYNPIQPSSIIPACVGPFAVGSTPDPMLISLSNSAPPQSAAQVCSTGSLSTAYYLGFTLTPGVSANVINNNIPIDPILEGAIEVTKTTPMVNVTRGQLVPYRITARNTLAGAITGITITDRVPAGFRYREGSATVDGVPTEPVQAGRMLNWPDQQFVAGQEKRVDLILVVGSGVGEGEHTNNAFAVNAIVDTVVSNVAEATVRIIPDPDFDCTDILGKIFDDRNANGVQDDGEPGLGGVRLASARGLLITSDAQGRYHVTCPMIPNEDRGSNFILKLDTRTLPNGYRMTTGNPETVRLTRGKFAKLNFGAAVHRVVRLDINGDAFDGEAVRADFVAKVIAMAETLAEKPSVLRIAYADKGEGARLIERRIEALKNMIKDNWKKDGDRYRLVIEDEIVAGPVAAQGGAK encoded by the coding sequence ATGGTCCTGTTCCTGTTGCTGGGCGGTGGAGCGGCGCATGCTGCTGCCGACCTTCAGGTGTCGGATTATCGATCCAATCCAGAGACCGTGCCCAATGGCGGGGACATGACGTTCGACATTCGTCTGACCAATAATGGGTCGGATACGGTGGCGGACGGCAAGGTCGTCATCGATATTGGTGCGGGCTTTTCCGTCAGTGCTGGTGGTTATCCGTCCTACTGCACTTTGACGGGGGCGGTCGGCTCGCAGGTCCTGACATGTAATCTTGCGAGTTTCCCAAGCGGCGACCGGACGATCAGCTATACGGCCAAAGCAAGGTCGGTTGGCGCCTGGCCAACATCGGCGACCATTTCCAGCGCGTTGATCGCGGATCCCAATCCCGCAAACAATGTTCTGTCGATCGCGGCGCCGGTGATGGATGGGGCCGATCTTTCGGTTGTTAAGACCGACAATGATCCCGATCATTCGGTGCCAGCGGGAAGTGTCATTTCCTATACGCTGACCGCGCGGAACGATGGCCCGAATGCAACGGCCGCGGTCAAGTTGACCGACAACCTGCCGCCGGCAAGCGATTTTCAATTTGGCTCGGCGTCGGGCACGGGGTGGTCCTGTTCGCATTCCGGCACCAGGGTTGAGTGCACCTATTCGGGCGCGCCCGTGCTCAGCGGCAATTATCCGCCTGTAACGGTTACTGGCCGGGTCACGCGGGCCACGACGGGCACCATCACAAACAATGCTTTTGTCGGTCTGACCAGTCTGCTGGTGGGCGATCCGGCACCGGGTAACGACGCCGCGAAGCCCGTGGTCACGACAATCGAGCCGGGCACCGATCTTCGCGCAACGAAGGCAATGCCGGGCACGATCATCATGGGGGATGCTGCGGTAATCCGCATTGGTGTCGTCAATGATGGGCCAATGGCGGCCAGTTCCGCCACGGTGCAGGATTCGATCGACGCCAGTCTGACGATCGGTGCGCTGCCGAGCGGCTGCAGCCTTTCCGGGCGCATGGTGAGTTGTGTCAGTGGTGCGCTCGCCTCGGGCGCGAGCAAGACTTTCGACATTCCGGTTACCGGAGCGACCGTCACCAGCGGAGGGGTGCCGAACGTGGCGACGGTCACGCCACCGAACGGTTTGGCGGAAGCCAATCCGGGCAACAACGCGGCAACCGTCGTTTTTCAGGTCGTTGCCCCGTCCGCGGATCTTAGCGTTGGCAAGACCAAGGGGCCGAATCCGGTGGCTGCCGGTCAGAACATGACCAGCACGATCACGGTAAAGAACGAAGGTCCTTCGGTTCTTAGCTATGGCCCTGGCAAACCGCTGCGGGTGACCGACACGGTTTCTGCGGACGAAAGCTTTGTCTCCGCACCGGCGCCGTGGAGCTGCGCCCAGACTGGCAACCAGATCATATGCGATATTGCAACCGCAGGCACGTTGCCTGTGGGGCAGTCCATCTCGCTTGCGCTGGTGACCAAGGCGGGTGCGGCGGCGGACGTCGATATCACGAACACCGCCTGCACCGGCGGCTCGGGCAATTCGCTTGCTTCGCCTGCGGATGGCAAGGCCGCCAATGATTGTGCTGACGCGAATGTTCGTTCGACGACGCGCGCGGCCGATCTCAGCCTGGTAAAGGAAGTCGGGCTGAGCGCGACGGGGCCGTGGCTGAGCAGCCTCACCGTTCCTGACACTGTGAACGATTTCTACCTTCGCTTCACCGCCCGCAACGAAGGCGGTGACACGGCGCGCAATGTGACCGTGACCGACACCCTGCCCAATTTCGTCAATGCCGGCGGCTTTACCACGGCGGTGGCGACCGAGAGCGTGTCGACCGGATCGGTCAGCTATGCGGCCGCTCAGGGGCGCATCACCTGGACGATGAGCAATCTTGCGTCGGGCCCGGCGCAAACGGCGGTCGTTCGTGTGAGCCGTCCGGTCGAAAGCGGGACGCATATCAACAAGGCGACGATCTTCTCGGCGGATACCACTGAATCCGACCTGAGCAACAATGAAGGGCAGGCGACCTACACGATCAATCCGGTCGCGGATGTGCGCGTGAGCGACAAGTCGATTTCGCCGTCCCCGGCGCGGGTTGGTGTTGTTGCCAAATACACGATTGCTGTCGGCAATCTTGGCCCGAACCCGGCCGCCAATGTTGTTGTGACCGATGTGATCGATCCGACGCGGTTCGAGCTTGTTGGCGAGCCGAGCACGACCAAGGGTGGGGTTACCTGCACCAAGAACGATGCCACGGGTACGATTTCGTGTCCGATGGGTACGCTCAACCGCAATCAGAATTTCCAGATCTTTCAGGATGTGCGCGCGCGCTTGCCGTTCGGCGGGGCGATGACCGGTTTCCCGTTCTCGCATCAGAATACGGCGACGATCACGACCGATACGCTGGAAACGAGCACCGCCAACAACAGCTTCACCCGGACGCATGATGTCGTCGCGCCCGAACTGAACCTTTCGCTCACCAAGCAGGAGCCGATCGGCCCCGAATTCGATCCGCGCCGCTTTGGCGACGACCTGATCTATGATGTGCGCATTTGGAACAACGGGCCGTCGCGTGCGCAGAATGTCGTGGTGACGGATATTCCGGAACCGCCGGCGGGCTACACGATGGTGTATGACCGTTTTGAGGTGAACAAGGTCGCGGCCAATGGTGGTCTGACGCTCTACACGCCTCCGGCGCCGACCTGTGTCCCCAATGGTGCGAATGTCGAGTGCCGTCTCGGCGGCGCGGGGCAGAATCATCTCGACAGCGGCAGGCAGGTGATTTTCCGGCTCTATTTCAAGCCGAATGGCCCGGCCCCGTCGGGAACCCTGACCTTCAGCAACAGGGCGAAGGTGACTTCGACCGAGCAGGACAACACGACTGTTGTTCAGGCGGACAAGGATCTTGCCGATAACGAGCGCAGCCAGACGACGACGGTATTGCCGTCGACCGATCTGGAAGTCGTGAGCAAGACCGTGGCCGGCCCGTCGCCGGCGTCGATCAACGAGCCGGTCGAATATCGCATCGTTGTGCGCAACAATGGTGTTTCGCCGACCACGCAGGTGCGTGTCACCGATACCTTGCCCGCCGGTATGACGCTGGTGACGACGCCGGCACCGGCGGCGGTTGGTGCGGGCAGCGCCAGTGTCAGCGGTATCAGCTGCACGGGCACGTCGACGGTGCTCTGCACGCTCGACGGTATGTTCCCCGCCAATGGCGATCCGGTCACCATCACGCTCAAGGCGCGTGCGGCGCATCCCTATTCGGGAGCGCTGAACAGCAACATCACGAACAAGGCATCGATCGCCCCCGGTCAGAACGCCTCGGGCGATCCGATCACCAAGGACAGCGATCCGACGAACGACGAGAAGACGGCGGTCGTGCAGATCACCGGCTCGTCGATCGCGGGGAGCGTGTATGCCGATAATAATGGCGACAATGTCATTCAGGCTGCTGAGCGTCTGAGCGGCGTCACCGTTGCGCTGACGGGCACCGACACTTTCGGCAATACCGTCACCGTGCCGGCGACTGTGACCGATGCGAGCGGGAACTATATCTTCGATCGTCTGCCGCCGGGCGCTTACAGGCTGGTCGAGACGCAGCCTGCCAATTATTATGATCGCAATGAAGTTGCAGGCAGTGCGGGCGGCGATGTCGACAATGGCGTCTATGCGAGCACGGCTGCGTACAACACTATTGCCAATATCAACCTTCCGGCAAACACCGCCGCGACCGGCTATGTTTTTCAGGAACTGGCTGCGACATCGGTCGAAGGCTATGTCTACCGCGATCTGAACAATAACGGCGTCCGCGATGCGGGGGAAACGGGTTTTGCCCCGACCGATTTCGCGCCGGGCCAGCATGTTCGCCTGACCGGTACCGATTATGCCGGCAATGCGGTCAACCTGACCACGGTCGTTGACGCCAATGGCCGTTATCAGTTCACGGGCGTGGCGCCGTCGAACACCGATGGCTACACCGTGACCCAGATGCTTCAGCCCAATGGCGCGTCCGACGGGCTCGACAGCAATGGCTTGGGCGTGGTGGTTGCGAATTCGGGCGGCCGCGCAGCACCCGAGAACATCGTGATCGGTGTCGTTTCGGCCGGGCAGAACCTGACCGAGCGTAACTTCGGCGAACTGCCCAGCTCGACGTTGTCGGGTGTGGTCTTCTTCGACCCCAATGCGAACGCGACGAAGGACGCCGGCGAAAGCACCGGCATCGCCAATGCGATCCTCCGCCTGACCGGTACCAACGATCTGGGTGAAGCGATCGATTGCTCGGTCACCACCGATGCGACGGGTGCGTACAGCTTCCCGGTTGCAGGTGCGGCTTCGGCGCAGTGCCAGGTGCTGCGTCCGGGGACCTATGCGCTCACCGAAACGCCCCCGCCGGGCCTCACGCACACCGGTGCCTATATCGGTTCGGCCGGTGGTTCGTCGGGCGGCGTCAACACCGCCAATTCGGCGGCGGTTGGCAGCGGCAACCTGTCGGTCACCAACATCGTCATCACCGCTGGCACCACGGCATCGACCTATAATTTCGGTGAAAACGGGCAGGGCCTCACGGGCTATGTCTATGTCGATCGCGATGATTCCGGTGTGCGCGAAGCGGGTGAGATCGGTATTCCCGGCGTCACCATGACGCTTTCGGGCACGACCGCGAGCGGACAGAATGTCTGCGATTTCATCGACTGCGAAGCGGTCACCGACGCGGCAGGCAATTTCACCTTCCTCAACGTGCCGGGTGCCGATGCGACCGGTTATACGATCACCCAGCAGGCGCAGTCGAGCGCGCCGCTTTCGGCCTATGCCGACGGCAAGGACACTGCAGGCGGCGTCAATGGCGACGTGCGCGGCACCGCGGGCAACGACAAGATCACCGGCATCGTTCTGCAGCCGGGTGAGCTTGGCACCAACTATGCGTTCGGTGAACGCGCGGGCCGTCTTGCGGGCGGCAGCTATATCGACGGCAACGACGATGGCATCCGCCAGCCGGATGAGCCGGGCATCCCCGGCGTGACGGTCGAACTGAGCGGCCGCACCGATGACGGGCAGGACATCTGTACCCTGCGCGCATCGCTCAACCCCGCGCTGTCGTGCACTGTCACGACAGGACCGGACGGCCGCTACAGCTTTGAGGACGTTCCTTCGGGCACCTATACGCTCGTCGAAACCCAGCCGACCGAATATGCGGACGGCAAGGAAGGCGCGGGCACGCCGGGCGGTACAGTCAACAATGGCAGCTTTGGCAGCACGCCGCCGACCAACACCATTTCGAACATCCCGCTTACCCCGGGCACGAATGGCGACGGCTATGACTTCGGCGAACGGGCGGTCACCATTTCGGGCCGCGTGTACAAGGATGTCGAGCGTGACGGAGTGGATGCAGGCGGCGAGCCGGGCATTGGCGGCGTTACCATCAAGCTGATCCAGAACGGCGTGGTGATCAAGACGACCACCACCGGCCCCGATGGCAGCTACAGCTTCACCGATCTGCCGGGTGGCAGCTACACGGTCGAGGAAGTCCAGCCTGCAGGCTATGGCTCCTCCTCGCCCAACAGCGTCAACGTCAACGTGACGGCGGGCAGCGCACAGTCGATCGACTTTGCCGAAACCGTCAGCACGATCGGCGGCAATGTTTTCGTCGATGGTTCGGACGACGGCGTATTGCAGCCTGGTGAAAAGGGTATTGCCGGCGTCACCGTTCGCCTGACGGGCACCGACGATGCAGGCAAGCCGGTGGATCGGAGCACGACGACCGACGCCAATGGCGCCTTCGTGTTCGACGATGTGCTTTCGGGCACCTACACGATTACCGAAACCCAGCCTGACGGTTTCTCGGATGGCAAGGACAGCGCGGGCACGACGGGCGGCACGGTCGGCAACGACGTGATCAGCGGCATCGTCCTGCCGGTTGGCACCGATGCGACCGGCTATGGCTTTGGCGAGCGCGGTGAAGGCCTGACCGGCACCGTCTATGTCGATACCAACAATAATGGCGTGCAGGATCCGGGCGAAACCCCGATCCCGGGTGTCGAGATCCAGCTGTTCGACGAACAGGGCAATCTTGTCACCACCACGGTAACCGGCCCCGATGGCAGCTACCGCTTCGACCACCTCGAAGCGGGCAGCTACACCGTGGTCGAGGTGCAGCCCGCAGGCTATGGCGAGGGCCGGGAAAATCCGGGCAACCGCGTGCCTGTTGAGGTGAACACCGGCAGCCCGATCACCCCGGTGAATTTCGGCGAACGGACGGGCTCGATTGCGGGCGGTGTCTATAACGACACCAACGGCAATGGCCGTCGCGATCCGGGCGAACCGGCGATCACGGGCGTGACCGTGACGCTCACGGGCACCGATGCGCGTGGCAATGCCGTTACTCAGACCGTGACCAGCGGCCCCGATGGCAGCTATAGCTTCACCGACCTTCCGGGCGGCAGCTACACGATCACCGAAACGCAGCCCCAGGGCTATGATGACGGTGCGGACACCCCCGGCACGGCCGGTGGCACGCCCGCCAATGGGGACCAGATCACCAATATCGTGCTGGCCCCGGCGACTGATGCGACCGGCTATTTGTTCGGCGAGCGCGGCGACAATGCCCAGCTTTCGGGCAGCGTCTGGTTCGACGCCGACCATGACCGCGCACGCGGTCCTGGTGAGGATGGCCGTGCCGGTTGGACGGTGAATCTGTTCCTCGGCGACACGCCGATTGCATCCACCGTCACGGGTGCGGATGGCCAGTACAGCTTTGCCGATGTGCCGCCGGGCACGGGCTATCGCCTCGAATTCCGCAATCCTGAAAATGATGCGGTCTTCGGTGGTGCGCGTCCGAACGAGAACGGCGTGACCGCACCCAATGGCGTGGTCGGCCCGAACAACCCGGGCGGTGCCAGCGTGGTTGGCGGCCAGCTGACCGAACTGACGCTTGAGCCGGGCAAGAACGTGGTCCAGCAGTCGCTGCCGCTCGATCCCTCGGGCGTGGTCTATGACTCGGTGCGTCGTGTTCCGGTGGCGGGTGCGGTCGTTCGTATCACGGGCCCGGCGGGCTTCGATCCGGCGATCCATCTGCTCGGCGGTGCGGGCAATGCCGCGCAGACGACCGATGCGACCGGCGCTTATCAGTTCCTGCTGCTCCCCGGAGCGCCCGCAGGTGACTATGCGCTGGCCGTGACACCGCCCAATGGCAGCTATAACCCGATCCAGCCGTCGAGCATTATTCCCGCTTGCGTGGGGCCGTTCGCGGTGGGTTCGACGCCTGATCCGATGCTCATCTCGCTCAGCAACTCGGCCCCGCCGCAGTCCGCTGCGCAGGTGTGCTCGACCGGTTCGCTCAGCACCGCCTATTATCTGGGCTTTACGCTGACGCCGGGTGTCTCGGCCAATGTGATCAACAACAACATCCCGATCGACCCGATCCTTGAGGGCGCGATCGAGGTCACCAAGACCACGCCGATGGTGAACGTGACCCGTGGCCAGCTGGTGCCGTACCGCATCACCGCACGGAACACGCTTGCCGGCGCGATCACGGGGATCACGATCACCGACCGCGTGCCCGCTGGCTTCCGCTACCGCGAAGGCAGCGCCACCGTGGACGGCGTGCCGACCGAGCCTGTGCAGGCGGGCCGCATGCTCAACTGGCCCGACCAGCAGTTCGTGGCTGGCCAGGAAAAGCGTGTCGACCTGATCCTGGTGGTCGGTTCGGGCGTGGGTGAAGGCGAGCACACCAACAACGCGTTCGCGGTCAATGCGATTGTCGATACCGTGGTGTCGAACGTGGCCGAAGCGACCGTCCGGATCATTCCGGACCCCGACTTCGACTGCACCGACATCCTCGGCAAGATCTTCGACGACCGTAACGCCAATGGCGTGCAGGACGACGGGGAGCCCGGTCTCGGCGGTGTCCGTCTGGCATCGGCGCGCGGGTTGCTCATCACCTCCGACGCGCAGGGGCGCTACCACGTCACCTGCCCGATGATCCCGAACGAGGACCGTGGTTCCAACTTCATCCTGAAGCTGGACACGCGGACCCTGCCGAACGGCTACCGCATGACGACGGGCAACCCGGAAACGGTGCGCCTGACCCGCGGCAAGTTCGCCAAGCTGAACTTCGGCGCGGCGGTTCACCGGGTCGTGCGGCTCGACATCAATGGCGATGCATTCGACGGCGAAGCGGTTCGTGCCGACTTCGTGGCGAAGGTGATCGCCATGGCGGAAACTCTGGCTGAAAAGCCGTCGGTTCTTCGCATTGCCTATGCCGACAAGGGCGAAGGCGCGCGACTGATCGAACGGCGCATCGAAGCGCTCAAGAACATGATCAAGGATAATTGGAAGAAGGATGGCGATCGTTACCGCCTCGTGATCGAGGACGAGATCGTCGCCGGCCCCGTCGCAGCACAGGGAGGCGCGAAATGA
- a CDS encoding DUF4167 domain-containing protein yields the protein MINNRQTGRRRGRGGQRPQSGQGRGPDQGNRIDNRARGNASQLHEKYKTLARDAQTQGDRVMAEYYLQFADHYFRVLSESRSRFEENRRQRDDIQDDEDEGEDIRADEGGEGEDGDRREDDYRQQRRNRERPARFEQREPRDQRDPREAREPREPREFRNTPRDAQEDEASAETADAAPVREERRTRTIRPRRPVRSDEGEAGEASTLSVDALPPALTPTADAEEAPAPKPRVRRTRKPAAEAEAPAEG from the coding sequence TTGATCAACAATCGTCAGACCGGCCGCCGTCGCGGTCGTGGCGGCCAGCGGCCGCAATCGGGCCAGGGACGCGGCCCCGATCAGGGCAATCGTATCGACAACCGCGCCCGCGGCAATGCGAGCCAGTTGCACGAAAAGTACAAGACGCTCGCGCGCGATGCCCAGACTCAGGGCGACCGTGTCATGGCCGAATATTATCTCCAGTTCGCGGATCACTATTTCCGCGTGCTAAGTGAAAGCCGTTCGCGCTTTGAGGAAAACCGTCGCCAGCGCGACGATATCCAGGACGATGAGGACGAAGGCGAGGATATCCGCGCCGACGAGGGTGGTGAAGGCGAAGACGGCGATCGTCGTGAGGACGATTATCGTCAGCAACGCCGCAACCGCGAACGCCCCGCCCGTTTCGAACAGCGTGAGCCCCGCGACCAGCGCGACCCGCGTGAAGCGCGCGAGCCTCGGGAACCCCGCGAGTTTCGCAACACCCCGCGCGATGCGCAGGAGGACGAGGCCTCGGCCGAGACCGCCGATGCCGCGCCCGTCCGCGAGGAACGCCGCACCCGCACGATTCGCCCGCGCCGTCCCGTGCGCTCGGACGAAGGCGAGGCCGGTGAAGCATCGACGCTCAGCGTTGATGCGCTTCCTCCCGCGCTGACGCCGACGGCCGATGCGGAAGAGGCGCCCGCGCCCAAGCCGCGCGTTCGCCGCACCCGCAAGCCGGCGGCCGAAGCCGAGGCGCCCGCCGAGGGCTGA
- a CDS encoding CBS domain-containing protein, giving the protein MTIKALLDRNPHQVITVSPDTSVSDAVALLAEKRIGALPVVRAGECLGIFSERDVIYCLEQKGAEALSLSVGQVMTAPPICTEPERTVLSVLAEMTRRRIRHLPVIDKGAMVGFVSIGDLVKYRIDTIEAEANAMREYIQGA; this is encoded by the coding sequence ATGACCATCAAGGCGCTGCTGGATCGTAATCCCCATCAGGTCATCACAGTATCTCCCGACACATCGGTATCGGACGCGGTCGCACTGCTTGCCGAAAAGCGCATTGGCGCGTTGCCGGTGGTGCGTGCAGGCGAATGCCTCGGCATCTTTTCCGAGCGCGACGTGATCTATTGTCTCGAGCAGAAGGGGGCCGAAGCGCTTTCGCTCAGTGTCGGTCAGGTGATGACCGCGCCACCCATCTGCACCGAGCCCGAACGCACCGTGCTTAGCGTGCTCGCGGAAATGACCCGCCGCCGCATCCGGCATCTGCCCGTGATCGACAAGGGGGCAATGGTTGGCTTTGTGTCGATCGGGGACCTCGTCAAATATCGCATCGACACGATCGAGGCGGAGGCGAACGCCATGCGCGAGTACATCCAGGGCGCCTGA